A single Elaeis guineensis isolate ETL-2024a chromosome 15, EG11, whole genome shotgun sequence DNA region contains:
- the LOC105058816 gene encoding uncharacterized protein, producing MHFSTGPSKSSWQPVMAADTTHPDYWLNWRVSLCGIWVLSCVIIAFILIWKYEGSNSVREDRADTRRETLGTLYMDESWRPCLQEIHPAWLLAFRVTAFFVLLALLVVNAIVNGGDIFYYYTQWTFVLVTVYFGLGSLLSVYGCHQYLNKVGADKPDPERPDAERGTFMAPTIEENPNMHGAVKISGFHEEDNTREIAGFWGYVFQIIYQTNAGAVMLTDCVFWLIIFPFLAIKDYNLNFLLIGMHSVNAVFLLADTALNSSRFPWFRIAYFLLWTAIYVIFQWVVHACISIWWPYPFLDLSSPHAPIWYFVVALMHIPCYAVFPLIIKLKHILLSRWFPRSYHGMR from the exons ATGCATTTCTCAACAGGACCTTCGAAAAGCTCTTGGCAGCCGGTCATGGCTGCTGATACCACCCACCCGGATTATTGGCTCAACTGGAGAGTTTCACTTTGTGGGATATGGGTGCTGTCTTGCGTGATCATAGCATTCATTCTGATATGGAAATATGAAGGATCCAACTCGGTGAGAGAAGATAGAGCAGACACTCGACGGGAGACATTGGGAACTTTGTACATGGATGAGTCTTGGAGACCTTGTCTTCAAGAAATCCATCCTGCTTGGCTGCTGGCTTTTCGGGTCACGGCATTTTTTGTGCTTCTGGCATTGCTCGTCGTCAATGCCATTGTGAATGGAGGTGACATCTTCTACTACTACACGCA GTGGACTTTTGTGCTGGTTACTGTTTATTTTGGG CTTGGTTcgctgctatctgtttatgggtGCCATCAATATCTCAATAAAGTTGGTGCGGATAAGCCGGACCCTGAAAGGCCAGATGCAGAACGTGGCACATTCATGGCTCCTACAATTGAGGAGAACCCAAATATGCATGGTGCAGTGAAAATCTCTGGCTTCCATGAAGAAGACAACACTCGGGAAATTGCTGGATTCTGGGGTTATGTGTTTCAAATCATCTATCAG ACAAATGCAGGCGCTGTGATGCTCACTGATTGTGTCTTCTGGCTCATCATTTTTCCCTTTCTTGCCATCAAAgattataatctaaatttt TTACTAATTGGTATGCATTCAGTCAACGCAGTTTTCCTCCTTGCTGATACTGCCTTGAATAGTTCG CGGTTCCCCTGGTTCCGGATTGCATACTTCCTACTTTGGACAGCAATATATGTCATTTTTCAATGGGTGGTCCATGCTTGCATCTCAATCTG GTGGCCTTACCCATTTCTTGACTTGTCATCACCTCATGCCCCTATATG GTATTTTGTGGTGGCATTGATGCATATCCCTTGCTATGCTGTATTCCCATTGATTATAAAGTTGAAGCACATTCTGCTATCCCGATGGTTTCCTCGGTCCTATCATGGTATGAGGTAA